Proteins encoded in a region of the Blastocatellia bacterium genome:
- a CDS encoding LLM class flavin-dependent oxidoreductase yields MKLHYLLDTHAGFYNRPIPTREEVSAFIDQLYREIELAEEGGFDSIVVPERHGRTECFFPSSLVLLSVIAARTSRIRLGSYILVLPLHHPIHVAEQVAMIDQVSRGRVIFGVAAGYHSGYSRMFGIPHHERGARFEEQVEIIKLAWTRERFSYHGRYYQFDEIMLTPKPYQKPMPEWWVGGMFPKTIARAGRIGDAWCSDPFPLDRQVWLAQVQLYREAARAAGRPSKVVLMRDGWVAPTREEAEEVFGRLAIEEWLFYFRWGILTHHPEFQSESDFTIERASRHFILGSPEECIRQIEMYAREYDVDEIVLRFRLPKGPRWDQVLRCLALFGREVVPYFHGKSA; encoded by the coding sequence GTGAAGCTGCATTATCTCCTGGATACACATGCCGGATTCTATAATCGCCCGATCCCGACGCGCGAAGAGGTGAGCGCGTTCATAGATCAACTCTATCGCGAGATCGAGCTGGCCGAGGAAGGGGGATTCGATTCGATCGTCGTCCCCGAGCGACATGGGCGGACTGAGTGTTTCTTCCCTTCCTCATTGGTGTTACTCTCGGTCATCGCGGCTCGAACGAGCCGCATTCGATTGGGGAGCTATATTCTTGTGCTCCCGCTCCATCACCCGATTCACGTGGCTGAACAGGTGGCCATGATTGATCAGGTCTCCCGCGGGCGCGTCATCTTTGGCGTTGCCGCTGGGTACCACTCCGGGTACAGCCGAATGTTCGGCATCCCTCACCACGAACGGGGCGCGCGATTCGAAGAACAGGTCGAGATCATCAAGCTCGCTTGGACCCGGGAGCGGTTCTCTTATCACGGTCGGTACTATCAGTTCGATGAGATCATGCTGACGCCGAAGCCCTATCAGAAGCCGATGCCGGAATGGTGGGTCGGCGGTATGTTCCCGAAGACGATTGCGCGAGCCGGGCGCATTGGCGATGCGTGGTGCAGTGACCCGTTCCCACTAGATCGCCAGGTTTGGCTCGCACAGGTTCAGCTCTATCGAGAGGCTGCGCGCGCGGCCGGTCGTCCCTCGAAGGTCGTCCTCATGCGCGATGGATGGGTGGCGCCCACGCGAGAAGAAGCCGAAGAGGTATTTGGGCGACTCGCCATCGAGGAATGGCTCTTCTATTTCCGCTGGGGCATCCTCACGCATCACCCGGAATTCCAGTCCGAATCCGACTTCACTATCGAGCGCGCCAGTCGCCATTTCATCCTCGGGTCTCCTGAAGAATGCATCCGCCAGATTGAGATGTACGCGCGCGAATATGACGTAGATGAGATCGTCCTTCGCTTCCGGTTGCCCAAAGGGCCTCGGTGGGATCAGGTCTTGCGATGTCTCGCCCTCTTTGGACGCGAGGTCGTGCCGTATTTTCATGGCAAGAGCGCATGA
- a CDS encoding DUF2889 domain-containing protein, translating to MTKILERNVNVKIFDDRGPNLRVQGSLLDVEHSFHLELIVEVETGRILQARAEMIKRPYPTLCLPALANVARLEGEVIGRGINRRIAELLGGTSGCVHLVEIAQSAVRFTATYLIDRRTGMSEEGLGNLSEQEHRQRWLPLLKNTCQVFRVSEEEPPSVSEHA from the coding sequence ATGACGAAGATCCTCGAACGCAACGTCAACGTGAAGATTTTCGACGATCGAGGGCCAAACCTCCGCGTACAGGGATCGCTCTTGGATGTCGAACACAGCTTTCATCTGGAGCTGATCGTGGAGGTCGAGACCGGACGCATCCTTCAGGCGCGTGCTGAGATGATCAAGCGGCCCTACCCGACGCTTTGTCTGCCGGCTTTGGCGAACGTCGCCCGTCTGGAGGGGGAAGTCATCGGGCGGGGGATCAATCGGCGGATCGCGGAGCTGCTGGGGGGAACGAGTGGTTGCGTCCATCTGGTGGAAATCGCGCAGTCGGCCGTTCGATTCACAGCCACCTATTTGATTGATCGGCGGACCGGCATGAGCGAGGAGGGGTTGGGGAACCTCTCCGAGCAGGAGCACCGCCAGCGATGGCTGCCGTTGCTCAAAAATACTTGCCAAGTCTTTCGCGTAAGTGAGGAGGAGCCGCCCTCGGTCTCCGAGCACGCGTGA